A single genomic interval of Candidatus Methylomirabilota bacterium harbors:
- the modB gene encoding molybdate ABC transporter permease subunit has product MTHIPLAPLLLSLKIASLATMATLLLGTPIAWLLARGRFPGKAVLESIVVVPLILPPTVTGYYLLLLIGRRGPLGRVLEEGLNIGLIFTWKAAVLASTIAALPLFIKATQGAFEGIDRRIEDAGRTFKPVLIVLCTITLPLAWRGILAGSILAFARAMGEFGMTLMIAGSIPGRTQTLALAIYDAVQANQSQEANAMSILATAAVLLILVLVGRVTTLKY; this is encoded by the coding sequence ATGACGCACATCCCACTGGCCCCCCTGCTGCTGTCGTTGAAGATCGCCAGCTTGGCGACGATGGCCACACTGCTCCTGGGCACCCCGATCGCCTGGCTGCTGGCGCGAGGCCGATTTCCAGGTAAGGCAGTGCTGGAATCGATTGTGGTGGTCCCGCTGATTCTACCGCCTACCGTGACCGGCTACTATCTGCTGCTGCTGATCGGTCGACGCGGGCCCCTGGGACGTGTGCTGGAGGAGGGCCTGAACATCGGCCTCATTTTTACGTGGAAGGCGGCCGTCCTCGCCTCGACCATCGCGGCGCTACCGCTGTTCATTAAGGCGACCCAGGGGGCGTTCGAAGGGATCGACCGTCGGATCGAAGATGCGGGCCGGACGTTTAAACCCGTCCTGATTGTATTGTGTACGATCACCCTGCCGCTGGCGTGGCGGGGCATCCTGGCCGGATCGATTCTGGCCTTTGCCAGGGCCATGGGAGAGTTCGGGATGACGCTGATGATCGCCGGAAGCATCCCGGGGCGGACCCAGACGCTCGCCCTCGCGATTTACGACGCGGTCCAGGCCAATCAGTCACAGGAGGCGAATGCCATGTCAATTCTGGCGACGGCTGCCGTGTTGCTGATCCTCGTACTGGTCGGGCGAGTGACGACGCTCAAATACTGA
- the modA gene encoding molybdate ABC transporter substrate-binding protein: MTKGWLLGLLAIVAWVTIASAAPKRELLVSAAISLKEPLQEIGALFEQRHPDVKVVFNWGASGALQQQIERGAPVDVYVSAASKQMDELEAKGLLLSETRRTLTANLVVLIRSSALRSGLTSFKDLTKPEVKLIAIGNPGTVPAGEYAQRVLMSLGLWDSLQRKLIFTGNVRQVLAYVVRGEVEAALVYATDAQSAGEAVQVVAAAPKESYPSVLYPIAVIKISKQSQEARAFVDLTLSEAGQRILRAHGFLPPPKTLAR; this comes from the coding sequence ATGACGAAGGGCTGGCTGCTAGGTCTCCTGGCGATTGTCGCGTGGGTTACCATCGCATCTGCGGCGCCGAAGCGAGAGTTGTTGGTTTCAGCCGCGATCAGCCTGAAGGAGCCGCTGCAAGAAATTGGCGCCCTGTTTGAACAACGTCATCCAGACGTGAAGGTCGTCTTCAATTGGGGCGCGTCCGGTGCGTTGCAGCAGCAGATCGAGCGTGGTGCGCCAGTCGATGTCTATGTCTCCGCCGCGTCGAAGCAGATGGACGAACTCGAGGCCAAGGGCCTTCTCCTCAGTGAAACCCGGCGTACGCTTACTGCCAACCTGGTAGTCCTGATCAGATCTTCTGCTCTTCGGTCCGGCCTCACCTCCTTCAAGGATTTGACTAAACCAGAGGTCAAACTGATCGCCATCGGCAATCCAGGGACCGTTCCCGCTGGCGAGTACGCGCAGAGGGTTCTGATGAGTCTTGGGCTGTGGGATTCGCTGCAGCGGAAGCTGATTTTCACCGGGAATGTCCGTCAGGTCCTGGCCTACGTTGTGCGAGGCGAGGTCGAGGCCGCCTTGGTCTATGCCACCGACGCGCAGAGCGCCGGTGAGGCGGTCCAGGTGGTTGCCGCGGCACCCAAAGAGAGTTATCCGTCAGTCCTGTATCCGATCGCTGTGATCAAGATCTCGAAGCAAAGCCAAGAGGCCAGGGCTTTTGTTGATCTGACGTTGAGCGAGGCGGGACAGCGGATTCTGAGGGCCCATGGGTTCCTACCGCCGCCAAAGACCTTGGCCCGCTGA